The following proteins are co-located in the Rippkaea orientalis PCC 8801 genome:
- a CDS encoding FeoB small GTPase domain-containing protein, with amino-acid sequence MSCNRCPEPCQLPSNNVNKLRSLWKRFWPQKRPTASHQLAPLPSQATIALVGSPNVGKSLLFNLLTGGYTTVSNYPGTTVEIAKSQGIIGGQKVTIIDTPGMYSLMSMTEEEQFTRDFLLTEPIDLVIHVIDAKHLSRMLALTFQLMETQIPVLLAVNMLDEAEKSGIWVNEKQLEASLGIPVVTLSAAQKRGIQTLTAKVANYVYTPALSYSY; translated from the coding sequence ATGAGTTGTAATCGCTGCCCCGAACCTTGTCAACTCCCCTCAAATAATGTCAACAAATTACGGAGTCTCTGGAAACGTTTTTGGCCACAAAAACGCCCCACTGCTTCCCATCAATTAGCACCACTTCCTAGTCAAGCGACTATTGCATTAGTTGGTTCTCCTAACGTGGGAAAAAGTCTCCTATTTAACTTATTAACGGGGGGTTATACAACGGTTTCTAACTATCCTGGGACAACGGTAGAAATCGCAAAAAGTCAGGGGATTATTGGCGGACAAAAGGTCACTATCATAGATACTCCTGGGATGTATTCTTTGATGTCCATGACTGAAGAAGAACAGTTTACACGGGATTTTTTATTAACCGAACCGATTGATTTAGTGATTCATGTCATTGATGCTAAACATCTCAGCCGAATGTTAGCCTTGACCTTTCAACTCATGGAAACTCAAATCCCTGTTTTATTAGCAGTTAATATGCTTGATGAAGCTGAGAAATCAGGAATTTGGGTCAATGAAAAACAACTAGAAGCCTCCCTAGGGATTCCCGTTGTCACCTTATCAGCAGCCCAAAAAAGGGGCATTCAAACTTTAACAGCCAAGGTAGCTAACTATGTCTATACTCCTGCGCTATCCTACAGCTATTGA
- a CDS encoding nucleoside recognition domain-containing protein, whose translation MSILLRYPTAIEEGITRIESLLTEDYQQSFKDCKHKISRRSLALLLIQGDPVFWGKVAKKEPHLQEIKTVVDYLQSQFSDPLVLVIAKSRHQIARKIADASLVNIKKKSQENEEFFHQVTVNPVTGFPLAILVLYIGLYQFVGRFGAGTLVNYLEGLFTNNINPWINEITAQMIPGTIWQDLIANDYGIMTLAMRYAIAIVLPIIVTFFLMFSLLEDSGYLPRLALLADRLLKGLGLSGRALIPLTLGLGCGSIATLVTRTLESKRERLIATLLLSLVIPCSAQLGIILGLLSQNPLALFIWLLLMITIFLVVGSLTAKIMPGDASCFYMEIPPLRLPEFQSVMLKTYWRMKWYLKGIIPLFIMASIVIWLGKLTGLFEGLIGALEPIMIALDLPKEASLIFLYGICRRDYGAAGLFDLYNSGILTGRHLVVAAVTLTLFIPCITQLQFMFKEQGIKTTVVMGSFVIIFAFVIGYLLNKSLIILGVTL comes from the coding sequence ATGTCTATACTCCTGCGCTATCCTACAGCTATTGAAGAAGGAATTACCCGCATAGAATCCTTGTTAACCGAAGACTATCAACAGTCATTCAAGGATTGTAAACATAAAATTTCTCGCCGTAGTCTTGCTTTATTACTAATTCAAGGAGATCCCGTTTTTTGGGGAAAAGTTGCCAAAAAAGAACCCCATCTCCAAGAAATTAAAACTGTCGTTGATTACCTACAATCTCAGTTTAGTGATCCTTTGGTTTTAGTGATTGCTAAAAGTCGCCATCAAATCGCCAGAAAAATTGCCGATGCTTCTCTGGTTAATATCAAGAAAAAGTCCCAAGAAAATGAGGAATTTTTCCATCAAGTTACCGTCAATCCCGTAACAGGATTTCCCCTCGCTATTTTGGTGCTTTATATCGGTCTTTATCAGTTTGTTGGAAGGTTTGGAGCCGGAACCTTAGTTAATTACCTAGAGGGACTATTTACCAATAATATTAACCCTTGGATTAACGAGATAACAGCTCAAATGATCCCTGGAACAATCTGGCAAGATTTAATTGCCAATGACTATGGTATTATGACCTTAGCCATGCGGTATGCGATCGCGATTGTTTTGCCCATTATCGTCACCTTCTTTTTAATGTTTTCCCTCCTCGAAGATAGTGGCTATTTACCGCGACTTGCCCTATTAGCTGATCGCTTACTCAAAGGACTAGGATTATCGGGTCGTGCCCTAATTCCCCTAACATTAGGATTAGGATGTGGAAGCATAGCGACCCTAGTGACTCGAACCCTAGAAAGTAAACGAGAAAGACTGATTGCTACCTTATTATTATCCCTAGTTATTCCTTGTTCTGCCCAATTAGGAATTATTCTTGGATTATTATCACAAAATCCCCTAGCTTTATTCATTTGGCTATTATTAATGATCACTATTTTCTTAGTAGTTGGGTCTTTAACTGCCAAAATTATGCCAGGTGATGCCTCCTGTTTTTATATGGAAATTCCTCCCTTAAGGCTACCTGAATTTCAGTCAGTTATGCTGAAAACCTATTGGCGAATGAAGTGGTATTTAAAGGGAATTATCCCCCTCTTTATCATGGCCTCTATTGTCATTTGGTTAGGCAAACTGACGGGATTATTTGAAGGCTTAATCGGCGCTTTAGAACCGATTATGATCGCTTTAGATCTGCCTAAAGAAGCCTCCCTGATTTTCTTATATGGAATTTGCCGTCGAGATTATGGGGCTGCGGGACTGTTTGACTTATACAATTCAGGTATTTTAACAGGTCGGCATTTGGTGGTTGCTGCTGTTACCTTAACCTTATTTATTCCCTGTATAACGCAATTGCAATTTATGTTCAAAGAACAGGGAATTAAAACCACAGTGGTGATGGGAAGTTTTGTTATTATCTTTGCCTTTGTTATCGGCTATTTGCTGAACAAATCCTTAATCATTTTAGGAGTCACCCTGTAA
- a CDS encoding FeoA family protein — protein MFTQNFTVESSALNVLKEKESGIITQFRKNDEALLRKLIAMGIMPGLSITLEQRFPSYVIKVGGMRMAIDRTLARAIYVRRTR, from the coding sequence ATGTTTACTCAAAACTTTACCGTTGAATCTTCCGCTTTAAACGTCCTCAAAGAAAAAGAAAGTGGCATTATTACCCAATTTCGTAAAAACGATGAAGCCTTACTCAGAAAACTCATCGCTATGGGTATTATGCCTGGACTTTCCATCACCTTAGAACAACGATTTCCCTCCTACGTTATCAAAGTCGGCGGAATGCGAATGGCTATTGATCGTACCCTCGCCCGTGCCATTTACGTTCGTCGTACCCGTTGA
- the fdxB gene encoding ferredoxin III, nif-specific, giving the protein MANVTSLTFGGLEWIPQFVQSINKDTCLGCGRCFKVCGQKVLALMGVNEEGEFIDDEDEDELERKVMTIVNQAKCIGCEACARICPKNCYTHAPLPA; this is encoded by the coding sequence ATGGCAAATGTAACTAGCTTAACCTTTGGTGGACTCGAATGGATTCCTCAATTTGTTCAATCCATTAATAAAGACACCTGTCTTGGCTGTGGACGTTGTTTTAAAGTCTGTGGTCAAAAGGTATTGGCTTTAATGGGGGTGAATGAAGAGGGAGAATTTATCGATGATGAAGATGAAGACGAACTCGAACGCAAAGTCATGACTATCGTCAATCAAGCTAAATGTATTGGTTGCGAAGCTTGTGCTCGAATTTGTCCGAAAAATTGCTACACCCATGCGCCCTTACCCGCGTAG
- a CDS encoding cofactor assembly of complex C subunit B, whose product MAQSDPNGILRLLPFFAGGIGGVLLLINRFSTVQLTDSQARSDVVGVILSGMLILVGLIWQQVQPRSPDAVTLIGEEGLEFATDLPDDFKKELAWASHLLLTNTVTKSIVVYYQGKVLLRRGILGKNSQVTIGKILERVLETQKPVYLVNLALYPGRIEFDYLPENTQGIICQPMGKEGVMILGANVPRSYTKQDENWIEGIADKLGDTVEQLMKK is encoded by the coding sequence ATGGCACAGTCAGATCCCAATGGAATTTTACGGTTATTGCCCTTTTTTGCAGGAGGAATAGGGGGAGTATTACTCCTGATTAACCGCTTTAGCACAGTACAATTAACCGACTCTCAAGCGCGTTCTGATGTAGTGGGAGTGATCCTCAGTGGGATGTTAATTCTAGTCGGATTAATTTGGCAACAGGTTCAACCGCGATCGCCTGATGCTGTTACCCTTATCGGAGAAGAAGGACTGGAATTTGCGACGGACTTACCTGATGATTTCAAAAAAGAACTGGCTTGGGCTTCCCATTTATTATTAACTAATACTGTTACTAAATCGATAGTTGTCTATTATCAAGGAAAAGTTCTGTTGAGGCGAGGCATTTTAGGCAAAAATTCTCAAGTGACTATTGGCAAGATTTTAGAACGGGTTTTAGAGACACAAAAACCTGTTTATTTAGTCAATTTAGCCCTCTATCCAGGGCGGATTGAATTTGATTATTTACCCGAAAATACTCAAGGAATAATCTGTCAACCGATGGGGAAAGAAGGGGTGATGATTTTAGGGGCTAATGTTCCTCGAAGTTACACTAAACAAGACGAAAATTGGATCGAAGGGATTGCTGATAAATTAGGGGATACTGTTGAACAATTGATGAAAAAGTAG
- the fabD gene encoding ACP S-malonyltransferase: MKTAWIFPGQGSQAVGMGVELQETAIGKAKFEQAQEILGWSVVERCQGDEVELSRTLYTQPCLYVIESILVDLLLDKGQSPDLVAGHSLGEYSALYAARVFDFATGLQLVQRRAQLMDTASGGKMAALMQFNREALETAIAANPDVVLANDNSEQQVVISGTPEAVDSILSQVKIKRAVPLKVSGAFHSPLMAQPAQQFEVLLGSSEFKDATIPVLSNVDPSPTHSGTILKERLVKQMTGSVRWREIMLQLSQEGITHSLEIGPGKVLTGLIKRACPEIALGNISGLADI, encoded by the coding sequence ATGAAAACAGCGTGGATATTTCCAGGTCAAGGATCGCAAGCGGTAGGAATGGGGGTAGAATTACAAGAAACTGCCATTGGAAAAGCGAAATTTGAACAAGCACAAGAGATTCTCGGTTGGTCGGTGGTAGAAAGGTGTCAGGGGGATGAAGTCGAATTATCCCGAACCCTCTATACTCAGCCTTGTCTCTACGTTATTGAAAGTATTTTAGTGGATTTACTCTTAGATAAGGGTCAATCCCCCGATTTAGTGGCAGGACACAGTTTAGGGGAATATTCTGCCTTGTATGCTGCCCGTGTTTTTGATTTTGCAACGGGGTTACAGTTAGTGCAACGTCGAGCTCAGTTAATGGATACCGCGTCAGGGGGCAAAATGGCCGCCTTGATGCAGTTTAACCGAGAAGCTTTAGAAACGGCGATCGCAGCTAATCCTGATGTGGTGTTGGCGAATGATAATAGTGAGCAACAGGTGGTCATCTCCGGTACGCCTGAAGCCGTCGATAGCATTCTTTCTCAAGTTAAGATTAAACGAGCCGTTCCTCTTAAGGTATCTGGGGCATTCCATTCACCGTTGATGGCTCAACCCGCGCAACAATTTGAGGTGTTATTGGGTTCGTCTGAATTTAAGGATGCGACGATTCCCGTTCTGTCCAATGTTGATCCTAGTCCCACTCACTCAGGAACAATCTTAAAAGAGCGTTTAGTCAAACAAATGACCGGTTCAGTTCGTTGGCGGGAGATTATGCTGCAATTATCCCAAGAAGGGATTACCCATTCCCTGGAAATTGGACCTGGTAAGGTGTTAACGGGGTTAATTAAGCGAGCTTGTCCGGAAATTGCTTTAGGGAATATTAGTGGTTTAGCAGATATTTAA
- a CDS encoding beta-ketoacyl-ACP synthase III produces the protein MNALGDRIAIIGCGSATPTPVMTNDDLAHLVDTSDEWIRTRTGIGQRHLASPEISLSDLCAQAASEAMKMAGLTASEIDLIILATSTPDDLFGSAARVQHLLGASNAVAFDLTAACSGFVFALVTAAQFIRTGVYRRVLVIGADVLSRWVDWSDRTTCVLFGDGAGAVVCQGTAEEDRLLGFELYSDGQQHDSLNLAYEGQEKSLKDGLRISQGTYQPITMNGREVYRFAVAKVPEVIEKALFRANLSTDDIDWLILHQANQRIIDAVAQRLKIPSEKVIANLEEYGNTSAASIPLALDEAVRSGKIKNGDIIATSGFGAGLTWGAAIFRWGT, from the coding sequence TTGAACGCATTAGGGGATCGAATCGCTATTATCGGCTGTGGGTCAGCAACACCAACCCCAGTGATGACTAATGATGATCTGGCTCATTTGGTGGATACCTCCGATGAGTGGATTCGTACTAGAACCGGGATCGGTCAGCGACATTTGGCTTCCCCTGAAATTTCCCTGAGCGATCTCTGTGCTCAAGCAGCCTCAGAAGCAATGAAGATGGCTGGCTTAACTGCCAGCGAGATTGATTTGATTATCCTGGCTACTTCGACCCCTGATGACTTATTTGGCAGTGCTGCTAGGGTACAACACCTGTTAGGGGCTTCTAATGCCGTAGCCTTCGATTTAACGGCAGCTTGTTCGGGGTTTGTTTTTGCCCTGGTAACGGCAGCCCAATTCATTCGGACAGGGGTTTATCGTCGGGTGCTGGTCATTGGAGCAGATGTTCTATCCCGTTGGGTAGATTGGAGCGATCGCACCACCTGTGTCCTGTTTGGAGATGGGGCTGGGGCAGTGGTTTGTCAAGGAACCGCCGAAGAGGATCGCTTGTTAGGGTTTGAACTCTATAGCGATGGTCAACAGCATGATTCTCTCAATCTTGCCTATGAAGGGCAAGAAAAATCCCTCAAAGACGGCTTAAGGATTAGTCAGGGGACTTACCAACCTATCACGATGAACGGGCGAGAGGTTTACCGTTTTGCCGTGGCAAAAGTGCCAGAAGTCATTGAAAAAGCCCTGTTTCGGGCGAATCTTTCCACAGATGACATTGATTGGCTTATTCTACACCAAGCGAATCAACGTATTATCGATGCAGTTGCCCAACGTCTCAAGATTCCCTCAGAAAAAGTGATCGCTAATCTCGAAGAATACGGGAATACCTCGGCTGCCTCTATCCCCCTTGCCCTGGATGAAGCCGTTAGATCGGGCAAAATTAAAAACGGAGATATCATTGCTACTTCAGGTTTTGGAGCGGGTTTAACTTGGGGTGCAGCCATTTTTCGTTGGGGAACCTAG
- the plsX gene encoding phosphate acyltransferase PlsX gives MAATRARIAVDAMGGDHAPDEIVAGAIRASEELDVTILLVGDRQQIEQSLQHHIQSPNIEIVEADGAISMEEGITELRRKPNASINVAMDLVKQNRADAVVSAGHSGAAMAAATLRLGRIKGIDRPAIGAVFPTMLAGKSVIILDVGANVDCRPKYLEQFALMGTIYSEYVLGVEQPKVGLLNIGEESTKGNDLALQTYELLEANPKIPFIGNAEGRDVLSGRFDVIVCDGFVGNVLLKFAEAVGEILLQIMREELPQGWRGKVGSSLLKPNLKRLKQRIDHAEHGGALLFGVAGICIISHGSSQAPSIFNAIRLAKEAISHQVIDRIQADRKQTEEDGLAQSATVNSEL, from the coding sequence ATGGCAGCAACTCGCGCAAGAATTGCAGTAGACGCTATGGGGGGAGATCACGCCCCTGATGAAATCGTCGCTGGAGCGATCCGAGCGTCCGAAGAACTCGACGTAACGATTTTGTTGGTGGGCGATCGCCAACAAATAGAACAGTCTCTCCAACACCATATCCAGTCCCCGAACATCGAAATTGTCGAGGCCGATGGGGCGATCTCCATGGAGGAAGGCATTACCGAACTCAGACGCAAACCCAACGCCTCCATTAACGTGGCCATGGATTTGGTCAAGCAAAACCGCGCGGATGCCGTCGTCTCTGCCGGGCATTCAGGAGCAGCCATGGCCGCGGCCACCCTGCGCTTAGGACGCATCAAAGGCATTGACCGTCCGGCGATCGGAGCAGTTTTTCCGACCATGTTAGCGGGGAAATCGGTAATTATTCTCGATGTGGGAGCAAACGTCGATTGTCGTCCCAAATATTTAGAACAATTTGCCCTGATGGGAACGATTTACAGCGAATACGTTCTGGGTGTGGAACAGCCCAAGGTAGGATTACTCAATATTGGGGAAGAATCCACCAAAGGCAACGATCTAGCCCTACAAACCTATGAATTATTAGAAGCCAACCCCAAAATCCCCTTTATTGGCAACGCAGAAGGCCGGGATGTCCTATCCGGTCGCTTTGACGTAATTGTCTGTGATGGCTTTGTCGGTAACGTCTTACTAAAATTTGCCGAAGCAGTCGGGGAAATTCTGCTCCAAATTATGCGCGAGGAATTACCCCAAGGATGGCGGGGAAAAGTCGGATCAAGTCTGCTCAAACCCAACCTAAAACGCCTTAAACAGCGCATCGATCACGCTGAACATGGTGGGGCTTTACTGTTTGGTGTAGCCGGAATTTGTATTATTAGTCATGGTAGCTCTCAAGCTCCCTCGATTTTTAATGCCATTCGCCTAGCCAAAGAAGCCATTAGTCATCAGGTAATTGATCGCATTCAAGCTGACAGAAAACAAACCGAAGAGGATGGTCTTGCCCAGTCAGCTACCGTCAACAGCGAACTGTAG
- a CDS encoding D-alanyl-D-alanine carboxypeptidase, translating into MSEILAWTLGNLFLNILGRNPDPLPSVAVIAWQEAEIFAVPTDPDPVVEEIVADYLKKVAALGFPAEKQGVWIQTEWAYLGDNQSKIPLSAASLTKIATSIAALETWGTDHRFVTQISTRGTVKNGVLQGDLIVQGGGDPLFVWEEAIALGNQLNQLGIREVTGNLIIVGNFWMNFQTDPQRSGELLQLGLNAARWTREIEQQYQALPPKTPRPQVAIAGQVQVQTIPPDGTQLLIRHQSLTVAELLKEMNLYSNNPMAEMLAQLAGGSIVVAQTAAKAANLSPEEIQLINGSGLGVENRISPRASVAMLMAIEDKLKDNPLKVSDLFPMAGRDTTGTVQWRNIPDGVAVKTGTLNQVSALAGVMPTKERGQVWFSIINSGSNVDRFRVEQDNLLQRLAQHWQLTPIISNKETKPYLGDPKRNLKAEG; encoded by the coding sequence ATGTCAGAAATATTGGCTTGGACTTTAGGCAATTTATTCCTTAATATTTTGGGGCGTAACCCAGACCCTTTACCTTCTGTTGCTGTCATCGCTTGGCAAGAGGCGGAAATTTTTGCGGTTCCGACAGACCCTGATCCGGTTGTTGAGGAAATTGTCGCGGATTATCTCAAAAAAGTGGCTGCTTTGGGGTTTCCTGCTGAAAAACAAGGGGTCTGGATTCAGACTGAATGGGCGTATCTAGGGGATAATCAGTCAAAAATTCCCCTTTCAGCCGCTTCTTTAACGAAAATTGCTACGTCTATTGCTGCTTTGGAAACTTGGGGGACTGACCATCGGTTTGTTACTCAAATTTCGACGCGGGGAACGGTCAAGAATGGGGTATTACAGGGGGATTTGATCGTTCAAGGAGGGGGCGATCCTCTGTTTGTTTGGGAGGAGGCGATCGCCCTCGGTAATCAACTCAATCAACTGGGGATTCGTGAGGTAACGGGTAACTTGATTATTGTAGGCAATTTTTGGATGAATTTCCAAACCGATCCCCAAAGATCAGGGGAATTACTTCAATTAGGGTTAAATGCAGCCCGTTGGACTCGTGAGATCGAGCAACAGTACCAAGCGTTACCGCCAAAAACTCCCCGTCCCCAAGTGGCGATCGCCGGACAAGTTCAAGTCCAAACTATTCCCCCTGATGGAACTCAATTATTGATACGTCACCAGTCGCTAACGGTAGCAGAACTGCTTAAAGAGATGAATCTTTATAGCAATAATCCGATGGCGGAGATGTTAGCCCAATTAGCCGGAGGATCGATAGTTGTGGCTCAAACAGCCGCAAAAGCCGCTAATCTCTCCCCAGAAGAGATTCAATTAATTAATGGTTCGGGGTTGGGGGTAGAAAACCGCATTTCTCCTCGTGCTTCGGTGGCGATGTTAATGGCAATTGAAGACAAATTAAAGGATAATCCGTTAAAAGTGAGCGATTTATTCCCGATGGCAGGGAGGGACACCACGGGAACGGTACAATGGCGCAATATTCCCGATGGGGTGGCAGTGAAAACGGGAACGCTTAACCAAGTCAGTGCTCTAGCGGGAGTTATGCCCACTAAGGAAAGGGGTCAAGTCTGGTTCTCTATCATCAATTCGGGCTCTAATGTCGATCGCTTTCGGGTGGAACAGGACAATTTATTACAGCGTTTAGCCCAACATTGGCAATTAACTCCTATTATCTCTAATAAAGAAACTAAGCCTTATTTGGGTGATCCTAAGCGCAATTTGAAGGCTGAAGGTTGA
- a CDS encoding bifunctional serine/threonine-protein kinase/formylglycine-generating enzyme family protein produces the protein MLYCLNPNCSDPENSQTNQRCQGCGENLQETCQDYVFRVHYRIIQKLGEGAFGRTYLAEEMDCKNEPRVIKKLVTAMQGSMFTKAKELFEREAEKLYQLNHSKIPKFYAYFEYEKAFYLVQEFIDGDNLFNEVWQQGAFNEEKIQHLLTELLPILIYLHDQKILHRDIKPENIMRRRSPSSGGNYGDLVLIDFGASKQLNTTMQPIGGSRIYTPGYAAIEQIMGQPQPASDIYSLAATAVRLLTRYFPQEDEYNNLVDELCVLDVMGVKWQWKEYAAKQGITISQNLVQVLDKMLEPALDNRYQSAQQVLDDLNKFINITNNIPTTPKFPSPAKTVLSPPPVENTKNTGLGQGLQKLFSLSNSKKILQNTTGNNLKTFSFEVVQVNRRGEIINRQQKQAQYFRETLAKNVELDMVSIPGGTFWMGTDDEEIERLVKKFNWDYFRREKPQHQVRVPSFYMGKYPVTQAQWKAIAALDKIDIDLKPTPSYFKGDQRPVEQVSWYDCVEFCKRLSKLTRKDYQLSSEAQWEYACRSEKSELTLAQWNEKLDGVTRVGKGLPERSLPT, from the coding sequence ATGCTTTATTGTCTCAACCCTAATTGTAGTGATCCCGAAAATTCTCAGACCAATCAACGGTGTCAGGGATGTGGAGAAAATTTACAAGAAACCTGTCAAGATTATGTCTTTCGGGTTCATTATAGAATCATACAAAAATTAGGAGAAGGTGCTTTCGGGAGAACCTATCTTGCTGAGGAAATGGATTGCAAAAATGAACCAAGAGTGATTAAAAAGTTGGTGACAGCGATGCAAGGTTCAATGTTCACTAAAGCTAAAGAACTGTTTGAACGGGAAGCCGAAAAACTCTATCAATTAAATCATTCAAAAATTCCTAAGTTTTATGCTTATTTTGAATACGAAAAGGCGTTTTATTTGGTGCAAGAGTTTATTGATGGGGATAATTTATTTAATGAAGTTTGGCAACAGGGGGCTTTTAATGAGGAGAAAATTCAACACCTTTTAACGGAATTACTCCCGATTTTGATCTATCTTCATGACCAAAAAATCTTACATCGGGATATTAAACCAGAAAATATTATGCGTCGTCGTTCTCCTTCTTCTGGGGGGAATTATGGGGACTTAGTATTAATTGATTTTGGGGCATCAAAACAACTCAATACAACGATGCAACCCATCGGGGGAAGTCGCATTTATACCCCTGGATACGCGGCGATTGAACAAATCATGGGACAACCTCAACCCGCTAGTGATATCTATAGTTTGGCTGCCACAGCCGTTAGGTTATTAACCCGATATTTTCCCCAAGAAGATGAGTACAATAATCTGGTCGATGAGTTATGTGTTTTGGATGTTATGGGGGTTAAATGGCAATGGAAAGAATACGCAGCTAAACAAGGTATCACTATTAGTCAAAATTTGGTGCAGGTGTTAGACAAAATGTTAGAACCTGCCTTAGATAACCGTTATCAATCTGCTCAACAAGTTTTAGATGATCTGAACAAGTTTATCAATATTACTAATAATATTCCGACAACTCCTAAATTTCCGTCTCCTGCTAAAACTGTTCTTTCTCCTCCTCCTGTTGAAAATACTAAGAATACAGGGTTAGGACAAGGGTTACAAAAACTGTTTTCTCTATCTAATTCTAAAAAAATACTACAAAATACAACAGGTAATAACCTTAAAACCTTCAGCTTTGAAGTGGTTCAGGTGAATAGAAGGGGAGAGATTATTAACCGTCAACAGAAACAAGCGCAATACTTCAGGGAAACCTTAGCCAAAAATGTTGAATTAGACATGGTGTCTATTCCTGGGGGAACTTTCTGGATGGGCACGGATGATGAGGAAATTGAAAGGTTAGTTAAAAAGTTTAATTGGGACTATTTTAGACGAGAAAAACCCCAACATCAGGTAAGAGTTCCTTCTTTCTACATGGGGAAATATCCTGTTACGCAAGCGCAATGGAAGGCGATCGCAGCGTTAGACAAGATAGACATTGATTTAAAGCCAACTCCATCCTATTTTAAAGGCGATCAGCGTCCTGTTGAACAAGTTAGTTGGTATGACTGTGTGGAGTTTTGTAAGCGACTGTCCAAGCTAACACGAAAGGACTATCAATTATCTAGTGAAGCACAATGGGAATACGCTTGTCGAAGTGAGAAGTCAGAATTAACACTCGCACAGTGGAATGAGAAACTTGACGGGGTGACAAGAGTTGGGAAAGGCTTACCAGAGCGTAGTTTGCCGACTTGA
- a CDS encoding IS4 family transposase, whose protein sequence is MDFLPFYQDYLQNALSKSKFLLLRILIWLLQVHKQVRIERLAAYLPLPILYESRRKKIQRFLVEPCLSLVLLWFPLIKLIVEREFKPGSRLTLVLDRTQWQDKNVFMISVVWRKRAFPIYWQILEKKGSSNVKEQIALIRPVLKLFADYELLILGDREFHGVELSYWLKKRNRTAKNPIYFAFRERKNVYIRRSKKNQKRFQDLTLTPGVKVFEKNIFITKQKGFGRFNVLAYQKRKYRNHQEEEPWFIITNLDNPSEVIKYYKIRGGIEAMFRDYKSGGYNLEGSKANIHRLTNLILLIAIAYTLSALKGKSIKNRGYQKYISRLTEPKRQVRRHSEFWVGLYGQSWVLAWDFCYLFVEQIMRINLHKINEYNRGLKALSAIS, encoded by the coding sequence ATGGATTTTTTGCCTTTCTATCAGGACTATTTACAAAACGCATTATCAAAAAGTAAATTTTTACTTTTACGAATATTAATATGGCTTTTACAAGTTCATAAACAAGTTAGAATAGAACGGTTAGCGGCTTATCTTCCTCTTCCTATTCTATACGAAAGTCGTAGAAAGAAGATTCAAAGATTTTTAGTCGAACCGTGCTTAAGCCTTGTCTTATTATGGTTTCCTCTGATAAAATTAATAGTAGAACGAGAATTTAAACCAGGAAGTCGTTTAACTTTAGTTTTGGATAGGACTCAGTGGCAGGATAAAAATGTGTTCATGATTAGTGTAGTTTGGAGAAAGAGAGCCTTCCCTATTTACTGGCAAATTCTAGAGAAAAAAGGAAGCAGCAACGTCAAAGAACAAATCGCTTTAATCCGACCGGTCTTGAAATTATTTGCCGACTATGAGTTATTAATTTTAGGGGATAGGGAGTTTCATGGGGTAGAATTATCTTATTGGTTAAAGAAACGAAACCGAACGGCTAAAAATCCCATCTATTTTGCTTTTCGAGAAAGGAAAAATGTCTACATTAGAAGAAGTAAGAAGAATCAAAAACGCTTTCAAGATTTAACCCTGACCCCAGGAGTCAAAGTTTTTGAAAAAAACATTTTTATCACCAAGCAAAAAGGGTTTGGTCGCTTTAATGTATTGGCTTATCAGAAGAGAAAATATAGAAACCATCAGGAAGAAGAACCTTGGTTTATTATAACCAATTTAGATAACCCATCCGAAGTCATAAAATATTATAAAATCAGAGGTGGAATTGAAGCTATGTTTCGAGATTATAAGAGTGGAGGATATAATCTCGAAGGGAGTAAAGCTAATATTCATCGACTTACTAACTTGATTTTATTAATAGCTATTGCTTATACTTTATCGGCTTTAAAAGGGAAGTCAATTAAAAATAGAGGATATCAAAAGTATATATCTAGACTAACAGAACCGAAAAGACAAGTCAGAAGACATAGTGAATTTTGGGTAGGGCTATATGGACAAAGTTGGGTCTTAGCCTGGGATTTCTGTTACTTGTTTGTTGAACAAATTATGAGAATTAACCTTCACAAAATTAATGAATATAACCGAGGTTTAAAAGCCTTATCTGCTATTAGTTAA